From a region of the Odontesthes bonariensis isolate fOdoBon6 chromosome 4, fOdoBon6.hap1, whole genome shotgun sequence genome:
- the pkd2 gene encoding polycystin-2 isoform X2 — protein MSSSRVRPQQLPQSQSGRSPHRLDSSEGIEMENIHHQDLGLGGVVGTPSPPSRQAWSRDNPGFEPEEEIMEADWPQASSGRRSVSTASSSSCSSGLGSFNRGGSSTQIPRGGPYPTPTLNAQQQDKREHFCCMKQILKKVRILWGTELMEESDSGRERYLRNVLREMLTYITFLILICVLTYGMVSANMYFYTKVMSQLFLDTPLSTGEPTTFRSLTTMEDFWKFAQGPFLNGMYWEVWYNNKSLPENQSLIYYENLLLGVPRLRQVKVHNESCSIHDDLRDEVQDCYNMYTPSNEDTFPFGPKNGTAWVFTAESEMNGSSHWGQVSQYGGGGYYQDLSRTKEESAIQLQFLKDHLWLDRGTRAVFLDFSVYNGNINLFCIARLLVEFPATGGVVTSWQFQTVRLIRYVSSWDYFVGVCEVAFCLFILYYVVEEVLEIHIYRLHYFKSVWNCLDVVIVVLSVVAVIMNITRTAMARNLLNGLLENYAAHPSFESLANLQVQFNNMAAVIVFFSWVKLFKFINFNKTMSQLSSTMSRCAKDLVGFAIMFFIIFLAYAQLAYLVFGTQVNDFSTFQASVFTQFRIILGDFNFSEIEEANPVLGPVYFTTFVFFIFFILMNMFLAIINDTYSEVKADMSQQRSEMEMTDLIKKGCNKALLKLRLKKTAVDAISDNLRQAGGKLNFDELRQDLKGKGHTDAEIQAIFAKYDQDGDPELTEHEHQQMRDDLEKERDLDLERNSLTRPSSGRSFPRTQDDSEEDDDEDSGHSSRRRGSSSGGVSYEEFQVLVRRVDRMEHSIGSIVSKIDAVIVKLEGMERAKLKRRDVLGRLLDGVMEDERLGRDTDSHREQMERLVREELERWESDDMVSQVSHPQPATPVGPRPRPPSSLSTDGFDMSTNGSAHM, from the exons ATGAGTTCATCTCGAGTCAGACCCCAGCAGCTACCGCAGAGCCAGTCTGGCAGGTCGCCGCACAGACTCGACTCAAGTGAGGGGATAGAGATGGAGAACATCCATCATCAAGACCTGGGTCTCGGGGGAGTCGTTGGCACCCCATCCCCTCCGTCCAGACAGGCATGGAGCCGGGATAACCCGGGCTTCGAACCAGAGGAAGAGATCATGGAGGCAGACTGGCCTCAAGCGAGTAGCGGGAGAAGGTCGGTGTCCACGGcctccagcagcagctgcagcagcggcCTGGGTAGCTTTAACCGCGGGGGCAGCAGCACTCAAATCCCCCGCGGAGGACCGTATCCGACCCCGACCCTAAATGCCCAGCAACAAGACAAGCGTGAGCACTTCTGCTGCATGAAGCAAATACTCAAAAAAGTCAGAA TTCTATGGGGAACAGAGTTGATGGAGGAAAGTGACAGCGGCAGAGAGCGGTACCTCAGGAACGTGCTGAGAGAGATGCTCACATATATCACTTTCCTCATCCTTATTTGTGTCT TGACCTATGGGATGGTGAGTGCCAACATGTACTTTTACACCAAAGTCATGTCTCAGCTGTTCCTTGACACGCCGCTGTCAACCGGGGAGCCAACTACGTTCAGGAGCCTCACCACAATGGAGGATTTCTGGAAG TTCGCACAGGGGCCCTTTCTCAATGGCATGTACTGGGAGGTGTGGtacaacaataaaagcctgcCAGAGAATCAGAGTCTTATCTACTACGAGAACCTCCTCCTTGGGGTTCCACGGCTCCGGCAGGTCAAAGTCCACAATGAGTCCTGCTCCATCCACGATGATCTGAGGGACGAGGTGCAGGACTGCTACAACATGTATACACCAAGCAACGAGGACACCTTCCCCTTCGGCCCGAAGAATGGAACAGC GTGGGTGTTCACCGCAGAGAGTGAAATGAATGGCAGCAGTCACTGGGGTCAGGTGTCTCAGTATGGAGGCGGAGGATACTACCAAGACTTGTCCCGTACCAAAGAGGAGTCAGCCATTCAACTGCAGTTTCTCAAAGACCACTTGTGGCTGGACAGAGGCACTAGAGCGGTATTCCTCGACTTCTCTGTCTACAATGGAAACATCAACCTTTTCTGTATCGCCAG GTTGTTGGTGGAGTTCCCAGCTACTGGTGGGGTGGTGACCTCTTGGCAGTTCCAAACAGTGCGTCTGATAAGATACGTGTCCAGCTGGGACTActttgtgggtgtgtgtgaagTGGCGTTCTGCCTGTTCATCCTCTACTATGTTGTCGAGGAGGTGCTGGAAATCCACATCTACCGCCTGCATTACTTCAAGAGCGTGTGGAACTGTCTTGACGTTGTCATTGTCGTG TTGAGTGTTGTTGCTGTTATCATGAACATAACCAGAACGGCCATGGCTAGAAACCTGCTCAATGGCCTGCTGGAGAACTACGCCGCTCACCCCAGCTTTGAGTCTTTGGCTAACCTGCAGGTCCAGTTTAACAACATGGCTGCTGTAATTGTCTTTTTCTCCTGGGTCAAG CTTTTCAAGTTCATCAATTTCAATAAGACCATGAGTCAGCTGTCCAGCACTATGTCTCGCTGTGCCAAAGACCTTGTGGGTTTTGCCATCATGTTCTTCATCATTTTCCTGGCATATGCTCAGTTGGCCTACTTGGTATTTGGAACTCAAGTCAACGATTTCAGCACTTTCCAAGCCAGCGT ATTCACCCAGTTCCGTATCATTCTGGGAGACTTTAACTTCTCAGAGATCGAGGAGGCGAATCCTGTGCTCGGTCCTGTTTACTTTACAACTTTTgtcttcttcattttctttattcTCATG AACATGTTCCTGGCTATCATCAATGACACATATTCTGAGGTGAAGGCTGACATGTCCCAGCAGAGATCTGAGATGGAGATGACCGACCTCATTAAGAAG GGTTGTAACAAAGCCTTGTTGAAGTTAAGACTCAAGAAGACGGCGGTTGATGCCATCTCCGACAATTTGCGTCAAGCAGGCGGAAAACTGAACTTTGATGAACTCCGTCAGGATCTAAAAGG aAAGGGTCACACAGATGCAGAGATTCAGGCCATCTTTGCTAAGTACGATCAGGACGGCGATCCGGAGCTGACAGAGCACGAACACCAGCAAATGAGAGACGACCtggagaaagagaga GACTTGGATCTGGAGCGCAATTCGCTGACTCGACCCAGCAGCGGGCGGAGCTTCCCTCGCACCCAGGACGACTCGGAGGAGGATGACGATGAGGACAGCGGTCACAGTTCTCGTCGCCGTGGCAGCAGCTCGGGGGGTGTCTCCTATGAGGAGTTTCAAGT GCTGGTGAGGCGTGTGGACAGGATGGAGCACTCTATCGGCAGCATTGTGTCCAAGATAGATGCCGTGATTGTGaagctggagggcatggagagAGCTAAACTCAAAAGAAGAGATGTGCTGGGCAGGCTGCTGGACGGAGTCATGGAG GATGAGCGTTTGGGACGGGACACCGACTCCCACAGGGAGCAGATGGAAAGGCTCGTGAGGGAGGAACTGGAGCGCTGGGAGTCCGACGATATGGTCTCACAGGTCAGCCACCCTCAGCCGGCCACTCCCGTCGGCCCGCGGCCTCGTCCTCCCTCCTCCTTGTCCACAGACGGCTTCGACATGAGCACAAACGGGAGCGCCCATATGTGA
- the pkd2 gene encoding polycystin-2 isoform X1, giving the protein MSSSRVRPQQLPQSQSGRSPHRLDSSEGIEMENIHHQDLGLGGVVGTPSPPSRQAWSRDNPGFEPEEEIMEADWPQASSGRRSVSTASSSSCSSGLGSFNRGGSSTQIPRGGPYPTPTLNAQQQDKREHFCCMKQILKKVRILWGTELMEESDSGRERYLRNVLREMLTYITFLILICVLTYGMVSANMYFYTKVMSQLFLDTPLSTGEPTTFRSLTTMEDFWKFAQGPFLNGMYWEVWYNNKSLPENQSLIYYENLLLGVPRLRQVKVHNESCSIHDDLRDEVQDCYNMYTPSNEDTFPFGPKNGTAWVFTAESEMNGSSHWGQVSQYGGGGYYQDLSRTKEESAIQLQFLKDHLWLDRGTRAVFLDFSVYNGNINLFCIARLLVEFPATGGVVTSWQFQTVRLIRYVSSWDYFVGVCEVAFCLFILYYVVEEVLEIHIYRLHYFKSVWNCLDVVIVVLSVVAVIMNITRTAMARNLLNGLLENYAAHPSFESLANLQVQFNNMAAVIVFFSWVKLFKFINFNKTMSQLSSTMSRCAKDLVGFAIMFFIIFLAYAQLAYLVFGTQVNDFSTFQASVFTQFRIILGDFNFSEIEEANPVLGPVYFTTFVFFIFFILMNMFLAIINDTYSEVKADMSQQRSEMEMTDLIKKGCNKALLKLRLKKTAVDAISDNLRQAGGKLNFDELRQDLKGKGHTDAEIQAIFAKYDQDGDPELTEHEHQQMRDDLEKEREDLDLERNSLTRPSSGRSFPRTQDDSEEDDDEDSGHSSRRRGSSSGGVSYEEFQVLVRRVDRMEHSIGSIVSKIDAVIVKLEGMERAKLKRRDVLGRLLDGVMEDERLGRDTDSHREQMERLVREELERWESDDMVSQVSHPQPATPVGPRPRPPSSLSTDGFDMSTNGSAHM; this is encoded by the exons ATGAGTTCATCTCGAGTCAGACCCCAGCAGCTACCGCAGAGCCAGTCTGGCAGGTCGCCGCACAGACTCGACTCAAGTGAGGGGATAGAGATGGAGAACATCCATCATCAAGACCTGGGTCTCGGGGGAGTCGTTGGCACCCCATCCCCTCCGTCCAGACAGGCATGGAGCCGGGATAACCCGGGCTTCGAACCAGAGGAAGAGATCATGGAGGCAGACTGGCCTCAAGCGAGTAGCGGGAGAAGGTCGGTGTCCACGGcctccagcagcagctgcagcagcggcCTGGGTAGCTTTAACCGCGGGGGCAGCAGCACTCAAATCCCCCGCGGAGGACCGTATCCGACCCCGACCCTAAATGCCCAGCAACAAGACAAGCGTGAGCACTTCTGCTGCATGAAGCAAATACTCAAAAAAGTCAGAA TTCTATGGGGAACAGAGTTGATGGAGGAAAGTGACAGCGGCAGAGAGCGGTACCTCAGGAACGTGCTGAGAGAGATGCTCACATATATCACTTTCCTCATCCTTATTTGTGTCT TGACCTATGGGATGGTGAGTGCCAACATGTACTTTTACACCAAAGTCATGTCTCAGCTGTTCCTTGACACGCCGCTGTCAACCGGGGAGCCAACTACGTTCAGGAGCCTCACCACAATGGAGGATTTCTGGAAG TTCGCACAGGGGCCCTTTCTCAATGGCATGTACTGGGAGGTGTGGtacaacaataaaagcctgcCAGAGAATCAGAGTCTTATCTACTACGAGAACCTCCTCCTTGGGGTTCCACGGCTCCGGCAGGTCAAAGTCCACAATGAGTCCTGCTCCATCCACGATGATCTGAGGGACGAGGTGCAGGACTGCTACAACATGTATACACCAAGCAACGAGGACACCTTCCCCTTCGGCCCGAAGAATGGAACAGC GTGGGTGTTCACCGCAGAGAGTGAAATGAATGGCAGCAGTCACTGGGGTCAGGTGTCTCAGTATGGAGGCGGAGGATACTACCAAGACTTGTCCCGTACCAAAGAGGAGTCAGCCATTCAACTGCAGTTTCTCAAAGACCACTTGTGGCTGGACAGAGGCACTAGAGCGGTATTCCTCGACTTCTCTGTCTACAATGGAAACATCAACCTTTTCTGTATCGCCAG GTTGTTGGTGGAGTTCCCAGCTACTGGTGGGGTGGTGACCTCTTGGCAGTTCCAAACAGTGCGTCTGATAAGATACGTGTCCAGCTGGGACTActttgtgggtgtgtgtgaagTGGCGTTCTGCCTGTTCATCCTCTACTATGTTGTCGAGGAGGTGCTGGAAATCCACATCTACCGCCTGCATTACTTCAAGAGCGTGTGGAACTGTCTTGACGTTGTCATTGTCGTG TTGAGTGTTGTTGCTGTTATCATGAACATAACCAGAACGGCCATGGCTAGAAACCTGCTCAATGGCCTGCTGGAGAACTACGCCGCTCACCCCAGCTTTGAGTCTTTGGCTAACCTGCAGGTCCAGTTTAACAACATGGCTGCTGTAATTGTCTTTTTCTCCTGGGTCAAG CTTTTCAAGTTCATCAATTTCAATAAGACCATGAGTCAGCTGTCCAGCACTATGTCTCGCTGTGCCAAAGACCTTGTGGGTTTTGCCATCATGTTCTTCATCATTTTCCTGGCATATGCTCAGTTGGCCTACTTGGTATTTGGAACTCAAGTCAACGATTTCAGCACTTTCCAAGCCAGCGT ATTCACCCAGTTCCGTATCATTCTGGGAGACTTTAACTTCTCAGAGATCGAGGAGGCGAATCCTGTGCTCGGTCCTGTTTACTTTACAACTTTTgtcttcttcattttctttattcTCATG AACATGTTCCTGGCTATCATCAATGACACATATTCTGAGGTGAAGGCTGACATGTCCCAGCAGAGATCTGAGATGGAGATGACCGACCTCATTAAGAAG GGTTGTAACAAAGCCTTGTTGAAGTTAAGACTCAAGAAGACGGCGGTTGATGCCATCTCCGACAATTTGCGTCAAGCAGGCGGAAAACTGAACTTTGATGAACTCCGTCAGGATCTAAAAGG aAAGGGTCACACAGATGCAGAGATTCAGGCCATCTTTGCTAAGTACGATCAGGACGGCGATCCGGAGCTGACAGAGCACGAACACCAGCAAATGAGAGACGACCtggagaaagagaga GAGGACTTGGATCTGGAGCGCAATTCGCTGACTCGACCCAGCAGCGGGCGGAGCTTCCCTCGCACCCAGGACGACTCGGAGGAGGATGACGATGAGGACAGCGGTCACAGTTCTCGTCGCCGTGGCAGCAGCTCGGGGGGTGTCTCCTATGAGGAGTTTCAAGT GCTGGTGAGGCGTGTGGACAGGATGGAGCACTCTATCGGCAGCATTGTGTCCAAGATAGATGCCGTGATTGTGaagctggagggcatggagagAGCTAAACTCAAAAGAAGAGATGTGCTGGGCAGGCTGCTGGACGGAGTCATGGAG GATGAGCGTTTGGGACGGGACACCGACTCCCACAGGGAGCAGATGGAAAGGCTCGTGAGGGAGGAACTGGAGCGCTGGGAGTCCGACGATATGGTCTCACAGGTCAGCCACCCTCAGCCGGCCACTCCCGTCGGCCCGCGGCCTCGTCCTCCCTCCTCCTTGTCCACAGACGGCTTCGACATGAGCACAAACGGGAGCGCCCATATGTGA